The Oryza glaberrima chromosome 9, OglaRS2, whole genome shotgun sequence genome includes a window with the following:
- the LOC127785110 gene encoding cytokinesis protein sepA-like produces the protein MSISPRFLAVAAVLAGAMYSAATVAGDTPGGSCPYPCLPPPIAGGAVNSYPPPPPAGSSSSSSSGGGDGGAGGLFGGTYPPPPPGVMPGAFAPPFGGGFPYGPAPPPPNPILPWFPWYYQHNNPITGSTTSAAAVGRTPASMVTMVVLLALFLVALLRVL, from the coding sequence ATGTCGATCAGTCCACGCTTcttggccgtcgccgccgtcctcgccggcgcgaTGTACTCCGCCGCGACGGTGGCCGGGGACACGCCGGGCGGCAGCTGCCCGTACCcgtgcctcccgccgccgatCGCCGGTGGCGCGGTGAACAGctaccctccgccgccgcccgcggggagtagtagcagcagcagctcaggtggaggcgatggcggcgccggcgggttgTTTGGCGGGacctacccgccgccgccgcccggggtGATGCCTGGGGCCTTCGCTCCGCCGTTCGGCGGCGGGTTCCCGTacgggccggcgccgccgccgcccaacccGATCCTGCCGTGGTTCCCGTGGTACTACCAGCACAACAACCCCATCACCGggtcgacgacgtcggcggcggcggtgggccggacgccggcgagcatggTCACGATGGTGGTGTTGCTCGCGCTGTTCTTGGTTGCTCTTCTTCGTGTGCTGTAG